The proteins below come from a single Etheostoma spectabile isolate EspeVRDwgs_2016 chromosome 4, UIUC_Espe_1.0, whole genome shotgun sequence genomic window:
- the gnat1 gene encoding guanine nucleotide-binding protein G(t) subunit alpha-1: MGAGASAEEKHSRGLEKKLKEDAERDARTVKLLLLGAGESGKSTIVKQMKIIHQDGYSLEESMEFIVIIYSNTLQSIMAIVKAMTTLNMNYGHADQQDDARKLMHLADTIEEGTMPKEMSDIILRLWKDSGIQACFERASEYQLNDSAGYYLNDLERLIQPGYVPTEQDVLRSRVKTTGIIETTFGLKDLNFRMFDVGGQRSERKKWIHCFEGVTCIIFIAALSAYDMVLVEDDEVNRMHESLHLFNSICNHRYFATTSIVLFLNKKDVFTEKIKKAHLSMCFPEYDGPNTYEDAGNYIKLQFLDLNLRRDVKEIYSHMTCATDTENVKFVFDAVTDIIIKENLKDCGLF; the protein is encoded by the exons ATGGGGGCTGGAGCGAGCGCTGAGGAGAAACACTCCAGAGGGCTGGAGAAGAAGCTGAAGGAGGATGCCGAAAGGGATGCAAGAACTGtcaagctgctgctgctag GCGCTGGAGAATCTGGCAAAAGCACTATCGTCAAACAGATGAA AATTATTCACCAAGATGGCTACTCACTTGAAGAATCCATGGAGTTCATTGTCATCATCTACAGCAACACCCTGCAGTCCATCATGGCCATTGTGAAGGCCATGaccacattaaatatgaacTATGGCCACGCTGATCAGCAG GATGATGCCAGGAAACTCATGCATCTTGCAGACACCATTGAGGAAGGAACCATGCCTAAAGAGATGTCAGACATCATTTTGCGCCTATGGAAAGACTCTGGCATTCAGGCGTGCTTTGAAAGGGCTTCAGAGTACCAACTCAATGATTCAGCTGGATA CTACCTGAATGACTTGGAGCGGCTGATCCAACCAGGCTATGTGCCCACTGAGCAGGATGTGCTGCGATCAAGAGTGAAGACGACTGGCATCATCGAGACTACATTTGGTTTGAAAGATCTCAATTTCAG AATGTTTGATGTGGGTGGCCAGAGGTCAGAGAGGAAGAAGTGGATTCATTGTTTTGAAGGTGTGACCTGTATCATCTTCATTGCTGCTTTGAGCGCCTACGACATGGTGCTGGTGGAGGATGATGAAGTG AATCGAATGCACGAAAGTCTGCACTTGTTCAACAGTATCTGCAACCACCGCTACTTTGCCACCACCTCCATTGTACTCTTCCTCAACAAGAAAGATGTGTTCACTGAGAAGATCAAGAAAGCTCATCTCAGCATGTGCTTCCCTGAATATGATG GTCCCAATACTTATGAGGATGCTGGTAACTACATCAAATTGCAGTTCTTAGACCTGAACCTGCGCCGAGACGTCAAAGAAATCTACTCTCACATGACCTGCGCCACAGACACAGAGAACGTGAAGTTTGTGTTTGACGCTGTAACCGACATCATAATCAAAGAAAACCTGAAAGATTGTGGTCTCTTTTAA